In Hippoglossus hippoglossus isolate fHipHip1 chromosome 19, fHipHip1.pri, whole genome shotgun sequence, the DNA window GCACATATACTTTTCCTATTTATAACTGACCAAAACAATCAAAGCCTACAGTCTGACCACTGTATTATTACCTGCAGGCCCCACGTTACTTTTTGCTGAAGGAGGCCTGAGCCCTGGTGCAGATCTCTGGAAGCCCGATGGTATGCTGCTCATCGGTGGTCTCGGCAGGCCAGAGTTGGGCTGTTTGGATGCTGACGACAGCagagggaagatggagagagatgtaAATAATGTGCGACCACACACTTCTCATACAGAAGGCATTACACCTGATGTACACAACACCAAGACTGAAGTGTTGTGTACGTCTGTTTTCTAAAAAGACGACTACATACTGCTTACCAGTTGTTGTAGCACGCAAGTTGTAGGAGCTTGAAATCCCTGTGATCTTAAACAGAAGATGTCAACAAGAGACAATCATCAATACAAGCAGGCAACGCTTGTTCTCTGGTCTCAATCATAAAAATAGTGAATTTAACAGATGATACTGACAAGTCCAAAAGTAttaatttgatatatttctTTAAACAGAAATGCCATCAATCACTTGTACAAAAAAAGACTGTTAACATTCAAACCCTACCCCCTGTGCTGAAGGTGCAGAGTTTTTCACGGCTTCAGTCTGGGTTCTCTGTCTCGTCATGGGCAGTCTTGAAGTTGCCGGCTCACATCTTCCTGGAAGTGCGGAGGTTGGGTTGTATTTAAAAAGCTGTGATGCAGCTTTCAAAGGAGGCAAGTGGGATCTCGCTGCCGGCTGCATCAAGGTTTTTCGGTCTGTGATTAAATTTGATGGAACATCTGGTGGCACCTGAACGACCGGCTTACCGGGTCTGTCCCCATAAAGCTTCTTCTGTGCCGCGATGGCTTTGCCCTTGTCATGTTCAGAGCTGAAGTGGAAAACTTTACAGTGAGTCATCGGCGTTGAGGTTACCAACGAGTCTACCTTCAAATCTAAGCTGTCATCCAAATTGAAGGTGTTTGCTTGGTTGTTCTCCGTATCCGTGCCTTGATGGCCCAAACTTTCAGAAAGACCGTCTGGTAAAGAATGTGAATGATCCTTTGTCTCACATCTACTCGCTGCAGGAGCTACAGCGACAGCTGGATTAACTTCAAATGTATTCTCAGGTGTGTCAGCCATCTTGACATCTGGGTCTGTACTAGCGGTCCCATTTTGTTTTGATACTTCAGGAGTGTGGACATCAGACGTGTCTTTAGAGTCAATGGTTGGATTACAGACTTTTGAAGGAGAGGGTTTGTCAAAGGTATTCTGGGGACTGTCGCTTGAGCTGGtttctgttattgttattgtgccATTCGGTTTACTTTCAAAAGTGTTGTTCTGGACACTTTTCCCTAAATCACTAGTGCCACAGGATTTTCGAAGAGAAAGTATACTAAAAGTTCCGTTCTGCACATCACACGACTCACCTGACTTAGCAGCTGAACTATTCTGATTCGTATCAAGGGAAGTTTCAGTAGTGCTCTGAACGTCAGCACTAACCTGATCTGCAGCCACACTTTCTGTTTTGGGACTGTTTACATTAGATGGTGGAAGATCCAGAGTCTTGTTCTGAGGGCAGGATGTTTGATCAGTGGTATTTAAATTAGTGGAGGCACTCAGATCGGAGCTCGTTTGCGGCTCTTTGCCCGTTGACTCAGTATCACGACTGGTAAGCAGCTCTTCTTCGTTAGCCTCCACAGCGATAGATGTTTCCACGGGTTTGGCATGAATCTCAATGGTTACATTTTTTGAACTGGTGTTACTCTGCACATCCGAGGTAGCGATTTGTGACGCAGCACTCTGAACCGACATGTTGCTGGAGGAGCTCATGTCGTGAGTCACATTAGAAGGAAGGATCCCGAGTGTGTCCTCAGCTGATGTTTGACTCTTCATGTTTTGTCCACTGAGCTCTGAGgatgtgttgttttctaaaaCACTACCCACAGAAATATCCCGAGTTGCTTCCAAAGAAGATTTCACGTTTTCCTGCACAGACTTTGATTGTTCGCTAAATGAGCTTGTGGTGTTGGTGACACCGCCAGTAAGAGTACTTGACAGTTCTTCACTTTGCATCATGACCGGTCCGTCAGGCTCTGCCACAATCAATCCACTGAGCTCTGATGAAGGCCTGTTGGGTTTCACAGCATCCACTGGGGGAACATCCTCTCTAACCTCCATAGGGGACA includes these proteins:
- the si:ch211-126c2.4 gene encoding uncharacterized protein si:ch211-126c2.4, which produces MADETAVQTSCIQENAEADEFRENIPPGGTAAAETSKLQVQGDLAGYSSADPGGENKPLSENCTFSTPAPVSISGGARAKSRMSGLQSALTPILKYLNIGNKCPSPEPLKCGNSPHLSVPFFPFGVTTASCKKSTGGSSQHPNSNPSSSHSGRSLGDKNSPVYWLQDECLPEITLLDCTSDSTMQITSTEGNTSDIQPPKLSKHNGTTAGTDQNDKMVDTPDRKGQRERWLDDRYFPEITLLDVTSDSELSPAADMSPMEVREDVPPVDAVKPNRPSSELSGLIVAEPDGPVMMQSEELSSTLTGGVTNTTSSFSEQSKSVQENVKSSLEATRDISVGSVLENNTSSELSGQNMKSQTSAEDTLGILPSNVTHDMSSSSNMSVQSAASQIATSDVQSNTSSKNVTIEIHAKPVETSIAVEANEEELLTSRDTESTGKEPQTSSDLSASTNLNTTDQTSCPQNKTLDLPPSNVNSPKTESVAADQVSADVQSTTETSLDTNQNSSAAKSGESCDVQNGTFSILSLRKSCGTSDLGKSVQNNTFESKPNGTITITETSSSDSPQNTFDKPSPSKVCNPTIDSKDTSDVHTPEVSKQNGTASTDPDVKMADTPENTFEVNPAVAVAPAASRCETKDHSHSLPDGLSESLGHQGTDTENNQANTFNLDDSLDLKVDSLVTSTPMTHCKVFHFSSEHDKGKAIAAQKKLYGDRPGKPVVQVPPDVPSNLITDRKTLMQPAARSHLPPLKAASQLFKYNPTSALPGRCEPATSRLPMTRQRTQTEAVKNSAPSAQGITGISSSYNLRATTTASKQPNSGLPRPPMSSIPSGFQRSAPGLRPPSAKSNVGPAAANPGMKFTQPKKHPLTRGELLPTAKRKKTDGPYPSSGAETSTASDAVNGFKNPKRPGTSCNQRVLPAKAQRDDAAVPVSAAAAENMTSCNAASRSRNQKTPVNHHRSQPAKPQGHGCAKCVVLEEQLKTQSAEIKRLKEELLSTVNKEKNAECAN